One genomic region from Leptolyngbyaceae cyanobacterium JSC-12 encodes:
- a CDS encoding molybdopterin molybdochelatase (IMG reference gene:2510097132~PFAM: Probable molybdopterin binding domain; MoeA N-terminal region (domain I and II); MoeA C-terminal region (domain IV)~TIGRFAM: molybdenum cofactor synthesis domain), producing the protein MLAVQQAEAMILKLVLPLDLEQDTETVNLLDAMGRILAETVTSQLDFPHWDNSAMDGYAVRYEDVRSCSDEPLLTLAVVEEIPAGYQPQKQIQPGQAARIFTGAVMPPGADTVVMQEDTERLGDRVTILATPKPQSFVRRQGDYYKAGTPLLQAGLKLQAAEIAVLAATQCAQVKVFRRPKVAILSTGDELVSIDQPLQLGQIVDSNRYALAALVAQAGCEPVLMGIVPDRPEALRTAIAQAIASADVVLSSGGVSVGDYDYVDQILTDLGATIHIRSVAIKPGKPLTVATFGRNQMSGVRSQKAEDGFLSSPSPLSPMPLYFGLPGNPVSAMVTFWRFVLPALRKLSGMAAPWQSAFALAIARQDLKSDGKRESYLWGKVEWVNGRYEFELAGGSHSSGNLINLAGTNGLAVVPLGETAIARGELVQVMFTLI; encoded by the coding sequence ATGCTGGCTGTGCAACAGGCTGAAGCCATGATTCTGAAGTTAGTGTTACCTCTTGATCTTGAGCAAGACACCGAAACGGTGAATTTGCTGGATGCAATGGGGCGGATTTTGGCAGAGACGGTGACGAGCCAGCTTGATTTTCCTCATTGGGATAATTCAGCCATGGATGGCTATGCGGTGCGATACGAAGATGTACGATCATGCTCTGATGAACCGCTTTTGACATTGGCGGTTGTGGAAGAAATTCCAGCCGGATACCAACCGCAGAAGCAAATTCAACCTGGTCAGGCAGCGCGGATTTTCACTGGGGCAGTCATGCCACCGGGAGCCGATACAGTAGTGATGCAGGAGGATACAGAGCGCCTGGGCGATCGCGTCACTATCCTTGCAACTCCCAAGCCCCAGTCGTTTGTGCGGCGCCAAGGAGATTACTATAAAGCCGGAACCCCCTTACTCCAGGCAGGATTGAAACTGCAAGCAGCAGAAATTGCCGTGTTGGCGGCGACCCAATGCGCTCAAGTGAAAGTCTTTCGTCGTCCAAAGGTGGCGATTCTTTCCACTGGAGATGAACTGGTTAGCATCGATCAACCGCTGCAACTAGGACAAATTGTTGATTCTAATCGTTATGCGCTGGCAGCCTTGGTGGCGCAAGCAGGGTGTGAACCTGTTTTGATGGGAATTGTGCCTGATCGCCCAGAGGCATTAAGAACCGCAATCGCTCAGGCAATTGCCTCTGCTGATGTAGTGCTCTCCTCCGGCGGTGTTTCCGTTGGTGATTATGATTACGTTGATCAAATTCTTACCGATTTGGGTGCCACAATTCATATTCGCTCCGTTGCCATCAAGCCCGGAAAACCATTGACCGTCGCAACGTTTGGGAGGAATCAGATGTCAGGCGTTAGAAGCCAGAAGGCAGAAGATGGATTCTTATCCTCCCCATCTCCTCTATCCCCTATGCCTCTGTACTTTGGTCTTCCTGGTAATCCTGTTTCAGCAATGGTCACATTTTGGCGGTTTGTGCTACCCGCGTTGCGTAAGCTGTCGGGGATGGCAGCACCTTGGCAATCAGCGTTTGCTTTGGCGATCGCGCGGCAAGACTTAAAATCGGATGGCAAGCGAGAATCCTATCTCTGGGGCAAGGTGGAATGGGTAAATGGACGTTACGAGTTTGAACTGGCGGGTGGCAGTCACAGTTCTGGAAATTTGATTAACTTAGCAGGGACGAACGGGCTGGCGGTTGTACCGTTGGGAGAAACCGCGATCGCGCGGGGTGAGTTGGTTCAAGTCATGTTCACGTTAATTTAG
- a CDS encoding hypothetical protein (IMG reference gene:2510097134), which yields MLPFVAVPSTIAQEFGKYRDLFCRGAGFEQVSRYVTGLLLSENKTLQGIAGQWVAGGEVGGRRAMHAAVFEAGWRSSELMSHHRAVIAKEHQGRGREVISLDWTLSHHDWGKQIFGVKRSYDYVEHRMSCFQTVVTATIANRHLIDGIDVVVQFPDFSVAEREYLKVTAKSHYDDLDQVRERLIEMLHYHKNRLEYRKRTEIAVEIVRQVEAEGQFPTADYAFDNGVLTVELTTMIESAGKHWVSEVESSRNILWNDQWQRVDAIGLELRIHHPESFRPIQVTCRNGETKPIWAFTKVVRLKKFGRKRLVIVHEQADLQDPPRFLLTDALHWESGRVMQTWSYRWSCEVFHEVSKQHTGLESAQVRNEEAVNRHFRLSCVAQSILQRTACSGAQSERFEFAQGKQTVGQKLYTLTRQAFDDLLQFIVTRCSHGHTNEQILQALLPS from the coding sequence ATGCTGCCCTTTGTCGCTGTGCCATCGACGATTGCTCAAGAGTTTGGGAAATATCGAGACCTGTTCTGCCGAGGCGCAGGCTTTGAGCAGGTGAGTCGCTATGTGACCGGATTGCTGTTGAGTGAGAACAAAACCTTGCAAGGGATTGCCGGACAATGGGTAGCAGGTGGGGAGGTCGGCGGACGAAGAGCGATGCACGCAGCGGTGTTTGAGGCGGGCTGGAGGAGTTCAGAGTTAATGTCCCATCATCGTGCTGTGATAGCCAAAGAGCATCAGGGGCGAGGGCGAGAAGTCATCAGTCTGGATTGGACGCTCAGCCATCACGATTGGGGCAAGCAGATCTTTGGGGTGAAGCGATCCTATGATTATGTGGAACATCGGATGAGTTGCTTTCAAACGGTGGTGACGGCGACGATTGCGAACCGCCACCTAATTGATGGGATTGACGTGGTGGTGCAGTTTCCAGATTTTTCAGTGGCAGAACGGGAGTATCTGAAGGTGACGGCAAAATCCCACTATGACGATTTAGACCAAGTGCGAGAACGACTGATTGAGATGTTGCATTATCACAAGAATCGATTGGAGTATCGCAAACGCACCGAGATTGCCGTCGAGATTGTGCGCCAAGTGGAAGCGGAAGGACAATTTCCCACCGCCGATTATGCGTTTGACAATGGGGTGTTGACTGTTGAGTTAACCACCATGATTGAGTCCGCAGGAAAACACTGGGTGAGTGAAGTTGAAAGTTCTCGCAACATCTTGTGGAATGACCAATGGCAACGGGTAGATGCGATTGGTTTAGAACTCAGAATCCATCACCCAGAGAGCTTTCGCCCGATTCAAGTCACTTGCCGCAACGGCGAAACGAAACCGATTTGGGCATTTACCAAAGTCGTGCGCCTCAAGAAGTTTGGACGCAAGCGATTGGTCATCGTCCACGAGCAAGCAGATTTACAAGACCCACCTCGCTTCCTGCTCACCGATGCGTTGCATTGGGAAAGTGGGCGAGTCATGCAGACTTGGAGTTATCGATGGTCCTGCGAGGTCTTTCATGAGGTGAGCAAACAGCACACCGGGCTAGAGTCGGCTCAGGTGCGGAACGAGGAAGCGGTCAACCGTCACTTCCGTCTTAGTTGCGTGGCGCAGTCGATTCTGCAACGGACTGCCTGTTCTGGCGCACAATCTGAACGATTTGAGTTTGCTCAAGGCAAGCAAACGGTGGGACAGAAGCTCTATACCCTCACTCGTCAAGCCTTTGATGATTTGCTGCAATTCATTGTGACGCGATGTTCTCACGGACATACAAATGAACAGATTTTACAAGCTCTCCTCCCCAGTTGA
- a CDS encoding ribosomal protein L33 (IMG reference gene:2510097135~PFAM: Ribosomal protein L33~TIGRFAM: ribosomal protein L33, bacterial type), protein MAKAKDVRLIITLECTECRTNPDKRSPGVSRYTTTKNRRNTTARLELKKFCPHCNKHTIHKEIK, encoded by the coding sequence ATGGCTAAAGCAAAAGATGTAAGGCTAATCATTACTTTAGAATGTACTGAGTGCCGCACAAACCCCGACAAGCGCTCCCCAGGGGTTTCGCGCTACACCACAACGAAAAACCGTCGCAATACAACTGCACGGCTAGAACTCAAAAAATTCTGTCCACACTGCAACAAGCACACTATTCATAAAGAAATTAAGTAG
- a CDS encoding SSU ribosomal protein S18P (IMG reference gene:2510097136~PFAM: Ribosomal protein S18~TIGRFAM: ribosomal protein S18) has translation MTYLRRRVSPIKPDEPIDYKDVDLLRKFITERGKILPRRITGLTAKQQRDLTEAIKRARILALLPFINKEG, from the coding sequence ATGACTTACCTTCGTCGCCGCGTATCTCCAATTAAGCCCGATGAGCCAATTGACTACAAAGATGTCGATCTGTTGCGGAAATTTATTACTGAGCGAGGCAAGATTTTACCTCGCCGAATTACTGGTCTAACCGCTAAACAACAGCGGGATCTGACTGAAGCAATCAAGCGTGCCCGGATTTTGGCATTACTCCCCTTTATCAACAAAGAAGGTTAG
- a CDS encoding exoribonuclease R (IMG reference gene:2510097137~PFAM: RNB domain~TIGRFAM: VacB and RNase II family 3'-5' exoribonucleases), whose amino-acid sequence MEKGSLVEFRMGSVRRLAVVERPEGKKHWIAIDERGQSHTLHPREILYEVTGEVYKPTQIKDFLQQVQPYLDPSSLEVAWEILVEDGETVTPAEMAMLLFSEQSPPLCYAAYHLLSDDKLYFKLKGDRYEPRSKAQVNELKHQMMMEVQRQQEWDGFILRLENALAKQPVEWQSSDRPRLEALERYAALGEEATHKAPALETLLHLKRSETPQAAFQLLVDLGVWSPHENLFLRRSQIPVQFPQKVLEVAHHRLDSPPDDPDVNRVDLTHLKVYTIDDESTREIDDGLSLEFLPDGRQRLWIHIADPSRWVFPGDELDLEARRRSTTIYLPTGMIPMFPSELATGPMSLVQGRVCCALSFGVILDDTGAIEEYSIHASHIKTTYRLTYEDVDEMLELGVQGESELEAIAHWANLRKDWRREQGAISISMPESSIKVQDDEITIEVLDNSVSRQLVAEMMILTGEVAARYGQEHNLPIPFRHQPQPELPPEEELILLPAGPVRSSAIRRCMPRSEMSITPARHASLGLNTYTQITSPIRRYSDLLAHFQIKAHLRGAPLPFSAQEMQELTMSISSTVQEAVLVERQTNRYWGLEYLRRLPNEIWQALMLRWLREHENLGLVLLEDLGLELAMRFNRTIAPGDRLQLRVSHADPRQDIIHFEEVMA is encoded by the coding sequence ATGGAGAAGGGCAGTCTTGTTGAATTTCGGATGGGCAGCGTTCGCCGTCTTGCTGTAGTTGAGCGTCCAGAAGGGAAAAAGCACTGGATTGCGATTGATGAGCGTGGCCAATCTCATACACTGCATCCCCGCGAGATTTTGTATGAAGTGACTGGCGAGGTTTATAAACCAACTCAGATCAAAGACTTTCTCCAACAGGTGCAGCCCTATCTCGACCCAAGTAGTCTGGAAGTTGCTTGGGAGATTTTGGTGGAAGATGGAGAAACCGTCACTCCAGCAGAGATGGCAATGCTCTTATTCTCTGAGCAATCTCCTCCCCTGTGCTACGCCGCATATCATTTGCTCTCAGATGACAAGCTTTATTTCAAGCTCAAAGGCGATCGCTACGAGCCGCGCTCTAAAGCTCAGGTCAATGAGCTAAAGCATCAAATGATGATGGAAGTTCAGCGACAACAAGAGTGGGATGGGTTTATTTTGCGATTGGAGAATGCCCTGGCAAAACAACCTGTGGAATGGCAAAGTAGCGATCGCCCGCGGCTGGAAGCGTTGGAGCGCTATGCAGCTTTGGGTGAGGAAGCAACCCATAAGGCACCTGCCCTAGAAACCCTGTTACACTTGAAGCGATCAGAAACACCGCAGGCAGCGTTTCAACTCCTGGTTGATCTAGGAGTGTGGAGTCCCCACGAAAATCTGTTTCTGCGCCGCAGTCAAATTCCCGTTCAGTTTCCTCAAAAGGTGTTGGAAGTGGCGCATCACCGCTTGGACTCTCCCCCAGACGATCCAGATGTTAATCGAGTAGACTTAACCCATCTCAAGGTCTACACAATTGATGATGAAAGTACACGGGAAATTGATGATGGCTTAAGTTTGGAGTTTTTACCGGATGGCAGGCAACGTCTGTGGATTCACATTGCTGACCCTTCTCGTTGGGTATTCCCAGGCGATGAGTTGGATCTGGAAGCTCGACGGCGGAGTACCACTATCTACCTGCCTACAGGGATGATCCCGATGTTTCCCTCAGAGTTGGCAACTGGACCAATGAGTCTGGTTCAGGGGCGGGTTTGTTGTGCCCTCAGTTTTGGGGTGATTTTGGATGACACAGGTGCAATCGAAGAGTACAGCATTCATGCCAGCCACATTAAGACAACGTATCGCCTGACTTATGAAGATGTAGACGAGATGCTGGAACTGGGTGTGCAGGGTGAAAGCGAATTGGAAGCGATCGCCCACTGGGCAAACCTGCGGAAAGACTGGCGACGCGAACAAGGAGCCATCAGCATCAGTATGCCGGAATCTTCAATTAAGGTACAGGACGACGAAATCACGATTGAAGTGTTAGATAATTCTGTTTCGCGTCAACTCGTTGCCGAAATGATGATTCTGACGGGAGAAGTTGCCGCCCGCTATGGGCAAGAACATAACCTACCCATTCCGTTTCGGCATCAACCCCAGCCAGAACTGCCACCAGAAGAAGAATTGATTTTATTACCAGCCGGTCCCGTTCGTTCCAGTGCGATTCGGCGCTGTATGCCCCGCAGTGAAATGAGCATTACGCCTGCTCGTCATGCCAGTTTAGGTCTCAATACTTACACCCAGATAACCTCGCCGATTCGTCGTTATAGCGATTTGCTGGCACACTTTCAAATCAAAGCCCATCTACGGGGTGCGCCCCTACCCTTCTCTGCGCAGGAAATGCAAGAGCTGACAATGAGCATTAGCAGCACGGTGCAGGAAGCAGTACTGGTAGAACGCCAAACCAATCGTTATTGGGGCTTGGAATACCTACGGCGCTTACCTAATGAGATTTGGCAAGCTTTGATGCTGCGTTGGTTAAGAGAACACGAAAATTTGGGATTGGTGTTGCTGGAAGATCTGGGCTTGGAACTGGCAATGCGGTTTAATCGAACAATCGCACCTGGCGATCGCTTACAACTCCGCGTCAGCCATGCCGATCCTCGTCAGGACATCATTCATTTTGAAGAAGTCATGGCTTGA
- a CDS encoding hypothetical protein (IMG reference gene:2510097138~PFAM: Protein of unknown function (DUF820)): MKGPFGKPPAPSEYRTVLQKVNWQKYEQLLAEMERDRTSRFTYQRGQLEMMTPLEEHERCHKLIESLILVLTDEMDVRIEAYKVPTLKRVDLQLGVEPDTAYYIQHADQMARRNKIDLAIDPVPDLILEVELSRSLLNKFEIYAELGIPEVWRYISKPGETFLKGQFFIHYLKDDRYIEDDHGLAFPFLSVGRILQFIDQSDVSGLPAALRDLRIWAEETL, encoded by the coding sequence ATGAAAGGACCGTTTGGGAAACCCCCTGCACCGAGTGAGTATCGGACTGTTTTGCAAAAGGTGAACTGGCAAAAGTATGAACAACTCCTGGCAGAAATGGAGCGCGATCGCACGTCCCGCTTCACCTATCAACGGGGTCAATTAGAAATGATGACACCGCTGGAAGAACACGAGCGTTGCCATAAACTGATTGAATCGTTGATCTTGGTACTGACGGATGAAATGGATGTGCGGATTGAGGCGTACAAAGTTCCAACGCTTAAGCGGGTGGATTTACAGCTTGGGGTTGAGCCAGATACCGCTTACTACATCCAACACGCTGATCAAATGGCGCGTCGGAACAAAATTGATTTAGCGATTGATCCAGTTCCCGACTTAATCCTAGAAGTTGAATTGTCTCGTAGTTTGCTAAACAAGTTTGAAATTTATGCAGAACTGGGGATTCCTGAAGTGTGGCGTTACATCAGCAAACCAGGCGAAACCTTTTTGAAGGGACAGTTCTTTATTCATTACTTGAAGGACGATCGCTACATTGAGGATGATCACGGCTTAGCCTTTCCCTTTTTATCGGTCGGTCGAATTTTGCAGTTTATTGACCAGAGCGATGTTAGTGGATTACCAGCCGCTTTGCGAGATCTGCGAATTTGGGCAGAAGAAACTCTATAA
- a CDS encoding thiosulfate reductase cytochrome B subunit (membrane anchoring protein) (IMG reference gene:2510097139~PFAM: Prokaryotic cytochrome b561) yields the protein MDSVASQVLAQTRSLQALPAKVFHWVNVISLTIMLMSGLQIYNANPVFGGREGWHIPPFFLLGGWLAGGRHWHFAAMWIFSLNLLWYGIYILITKRWRHRFVGSNDIKALQMGKNPKRKIYAWHRIVYTSIVPILLLSIFTGIGMYKPAQFHWIVDCFGDWFALRVVHFATVPLVLLFAIAHSLLALKAGGERLVNSMFWDSML from the coding sequence ATGGACTCAGTCGCTTCTCAAGTACTAGCCCAGACTCGTAGCCTTCAAGCCCTTCCAGCTAAAGTGTTTCACTGGGTTAACGTCATCAGCCTAACGATTATGTTGATGAGTGGGTTGCAAATTTACAATGCCAATCCTGTGTTTGGTGGGCGAGAAGGCTGGCATATTCCGCCATTTTTTCTGTTAGGCGGATGGTTAGCTGGTGGACGACACTGGCATTTTGCTGCTATGTGGATTTTCTCGCTGAACCTACTCTGGTACGGCATTTATATTTTGATTACCAAACGCTGGCGGCATCGCTTTGTTGGCAGTAATGATATCAAAGCGTTGCAAATGGGCAAAAATCCTAAACGCAAAATCTACGCCTGGCACCGAATTGTTTACACCTCTATTGTCCCGATCTTGTTGTTGTCAATCTTCACGGGAATTGGGATGTATAAACCCGCTCAATTTCACTGGATTGTGGATTGCTTTGGGGATTGGTTTGCTTTGCGTGTCGTGCATTTTGCTACTGTGCCGTTGGTGCTGCTGTTTGCGATCGCCCATTCTCTCCTTGCGCTTAAAGCAGGCGGCGAACGTTTGGTTAACTCTATGTTCTGGGACAGCATGCTTTAA
- a CDS encoding sulfite oxidase-like oxidoreductase (IMG reference gene:2510097140~PFAM: Oxidoreductase molybdopterin binding domain), with translation MPQEPTNPLSRRNLLRLSGYSVGGMLLTGVSLTLVESLAGKATEPLNQKLEELLFKPQTPIPEFPESAIEPDALIVNTYGFTPEIDPIAYRLTVDGAVENPLTLDLRTIQHMPRRSMVIRHVCVEGWAAIVQWAGVPVRELIQLARPKPDVRYAYFISADRYYESWDLASCLHPQTLLAYEKNGAPLPVDNGAPLRLASPIKLGYKLSKWVTQITLVSELRSRRGFWEDQGYEWFAGL, from the coding sequence ATGCCCCAAGAACCAACAAATCCCCTCTCTCGACGCAACCTGCTACGGCTATCAGGCTATTCTGTCGGCGGAATGCTACTGACTGGCGTTTCTCTAACGCTGGTGGAAAGCCTGGCAGGAAAGGCAACTGAACCGCTAAACCAGAAATTAGAAGAACTGCTATTCAAGCCGCAAACACCGATACCAGAGTTTCCGGAGAGCGCGATTGAGCCAGATGCTCTGATTGTTAATACCTACGGCTTTACACCGGAGATCGATCCGATTGCATATCGGTTGACGGTGGATGGAGCGGTGGAAAATCCTCTGACGCTCGATTTAAGAACAATTCAGCATATGCCAAGGCGATCAATGGTGATTCGCCATGTGTGTGTGGAAGGATGGGCAGCAATTGTACAGTGGGCAGGGGTGCCCGTGCGCGAGTTAATTCAACTGGCAAGACCCAAGCCAGATGTGCGCTATGCCTACTTCATCTCTGCCGATCGCTATTACGAAAGTTGGGATCTGGCATCCTGCTTGCATCCGCAAACGCTCTTGGCCTACGAAAAAAATGGCGCACCGCTGCCAGTAGATAATGGAGCACCGTTGCGCTTAGCCTCACCAATTAAGCTAGGCTACAAGTTGAGTAAGTGGGTTACACAGATTACGCTCGTCAGTGAACTGCGATCGCGGCGTGGCTTTTGGGAAGATCAGGGTTACGAATGGTTTGCAGGACTATAG
- a CDS encoding hypothetical protein (IMG reference gene:2510097141) codes for MWGRSTRDAKLKGVPVIAMVTVAMVVGAGIWVILERISLKLPTSTVETLAGSQVSVVELPASTAIASPSPDSALAQESTNRTKQSGASNPSQPSNPSQQGLLRVGNQTEHPIRVALLLKKPGQTKNQDTDTGYETPAHWDFDPGEGSTKGLILSLPKRSLTLKKGDIVVAFAQDGSRRYWGPYVVGETSSPVWSATAAEWQLVLQP; via the coding sequence ATGTGGGGTCGATCTACTAGAGATGCAAAGCTAAAGGGCGTTCCGGTAATCGCTATGGTAACGGTTGCCATGGTCGTCGGTGCAGGAATCTGGGTGATTTTGGAACGGATTTCTCTCAAACTGCCCACTTCCACTGTGGAGACTCTCGCAGGTTCCCAAGTTTCTGTGGTTGAACTTCCTGCGTCTACCGCGATCGCATCCCCATCACCAGACTCCGCCCTGGCTCAGGAATCTACCAATCGCACGAAACAATCCGGCGCTTCTAACCCATCTCAACCTTCTAACCCATCTCAACAAGGATTGCTGCGAGTGGGAAACCAGACTGAGCACCCAATTAGAGTGGCACTTCTCCTGAAAAAGCCAGGGCAAACCAAAAATCAGGATACTGATACAGGCTATGAAACTCCTGCCCACTGGGACTTCGACCCTGGAGAAGGGAGCACAAAGGGGTTGATATTATCCTTGCCAAAGCGATCGCTCACCTTGAAAAAGGGCGATATCGTGGTTGCCTTTGCTCAGGATGGCTCTCGGCGCTATTGGGGACCCTATGTAGTTGGGGAAACCTCCAGCCCGGTTTGGAGCGCAACTGCCGCAGAGTGGCAACTGGTGCTGCAGCCCTGA
- a CDS encoding Protein of unknown function (DUF565) (IMG reference gene:2510097142~PFAM: Protein of unknown function (DUF565)): protein MQNTRLNTLFDTATQNLSNWLQNPWRRWSVLIISLLFGNFLGTAISTISGQQADLDILVAGILTGVTEVVNRIAYGTSAATRRSLPVQFLNALKVGVVYSLFVEAFKLGS, encoded by the coding sequence ATGCAAAACACTCGACTGAACACCTTGTTTGATACTGCCACTCAGAACTTGAGCAATTGGCTGCAAAATCCATGGCGACGTTGGTCAGTACTAATTATCAGCCTGCTGTTTGGCAATTTCTTGGGAACCGCAATTTCTACCATTTCAGGACAACAAGCTGATCTGGATATTCTGGTTGCAGGAATTTTAACTGGCGTGACAGAGGTGGTGAATCGAATTGCCTATGGCACTTCAGCCGCAACCCGGCGATCGCTGCCGGTGCAATTTCTCAACGCGCTCAAAGTGGGCGTCGTGTATAGCTTGTTTGTGGAAGCGTTCAA